One Canis lupus familiaris isolate Mischka breed German Shepherd chromosome 20, alternate assembly UU_Cfam_GSD_1.0, whole genome shotgun sequence genomic region harbors:
- the ANGPTL4 gene encoding angiopoietin-related protein 4 produces the protein MRRAPSAPAALVLYAAAAGFLSARGSPTPPEPQRFASWDEVNVLAHGLLQLGHGLREHVERTQGQLGALERRLGACGAACKEPGGSAAPPRAPEGLGPRGEAAPEALRSLQTQLKTQNSRIEQLFHKVAQQQRHLEKQQLKIQKLQSQVGLLGPMHLGHGMAKAARKKRLPKMAQLVGPAHNISRLHRLPRDCQELFEEGERQSGLFQIQPQGSPPFLVNCKMTADGGWTVIQRRQDGSVDFNQPWEAYKAGFGDPHGEFWLGLEKVHRILGDRGSRLAVQLQDWEGNAESLQFPVHLGGEDTAYSLQLTAPVANELGATTVAPSGLSLPFSTWDQDHDLRGDKNCAKSLSGGWWFGTCGHSNLNGQYFRSIPHQRQQRKKGIFWKTWRGRYYPLQATTMLIQPTATEAAS, from the exons ATGCGCCGAGCGCCGAGCGCCCCCGCAGCCCTGGTGCTgtacgccgccgccgccggcttCCTGAGCGCGCGGGGCAGCCCGACGCCCCCCGAGCCGCAGCGCTTCGCGTCCTGGGACGAGGTGAACGTGCTGGCGCACGGGCTCCTGCAGCTCGGCCACGGGCTGCGCGAGCACGTGGAGCGCACCCAGGGGCAGCTGGGCGCCCTGGAGCGGCGTCTGGGCGCCTGCGGGGCAGCCTGCAAGGAGCCTGGGGGCTCCGCCGCGCCTCCGCGCGCCCCCGAGGGCCTGGGCCCCCGCGGCGAGGCTGCCCCCGAGGCTCTCCGCAGCCTGCAG ACTCAGCTCAAGACCCAGAACAGCAGGATCGAGCAACTCTTCCACAAGGTGGCCCAGCAGCAGCGGCACctggagaagcagcagctgaAAATACAGAAGCTGCAGAGCCAG GTGGGCCTCCTGGGCCCCATGCATCTGGGCCACGGGATGGCGAAGGCTGCCAGGAAGAAGAGGCTCCCCAAGATGGCACAGCTCGTGGGCCCTGCTCACAACATCAGCCGCCTGCACC GGCTGCCCAGGGACTGCCAAGAGCTGTttgaagaaggagagaggcaaagtGGACTGTTCCAGATCCAGCCTCAGGGGTCCCCGCCCTTCCTGGTTAACTGCAAGATGACCGCAG ATGGAGGCTGGACTGTCATTCAGAGACGCCAGGATGGCTCCGTGGACTTTAATCAGCCCTGGGAAGCCTACAAGGCTGGCTTTGGAGACCCGCACG GTGAGTTCTGGCTGGGCCTGGAGAAGGTGCACCGCATCCTGGGAGACCGCGGCAGCCGCCTGGCTGTGCAGCTTCAGGACTGGGAGGGCAATGCGGAGTCCCTGCAGTTCCCCGTCCATCTGGGTGGTGAGGACACGGCCTACAGCCTGCAGCTCACGGCGCCTGTGGCCAATGAACTGGGGGCCACCACTGTGGCGCCCAGTGGCCTTTCCCTGCCCTTCTCCACTTGGGATCAGGACCACGACTTGCGTGGTGACAAGAACTGTGCCAAGAGCCTCTCTG GTGGCTGGTGGTTTGGCACCTGTGGCCATTCCAACCTCAACGGCCAGTACTTCCGTTCCATTCCACACCAGCGGCAGCAGCGTAAGAAGGGCATCTTCTGGAAGACCTGGCGGGGCCGCTACTACCCACTGCAGGCCACCACGATGCTGATCCAGCCCACAGCAACTGAGGCAGCCTCCTAG